The DNA region CCTCGATTACCACACCGCCGCCTAGCCCGAAAAGGCGCCGACTCGCCCCAAGTGTCTGTCAATCGCTGTCAGGCACATAGATATAAAGCATAAAAACAAGAGatctctcctccctccctgATCTGATCTCgagcaacaaccaccgctTTCATCTCAAACACCACTTCAGCCTGAAGCCACAATATCAATACGGGACCCTTTGGTCTTACATCTTTGTCTATCACACACCTTCTTCTTACCTACCTTTTCAACATGAAGATCTCGGTCCGCACCACGGGTCTTCCCCTCTGCCGGGCTGCTCTACCCGGCAGAGCCGTCAGAACAATGGCCACAGCCGCcgttgccgccgccacccaTGTCTCCTCAGGGTCGTCGTCACCCATGAGCATGCCACCACGCTTGTTCAACGTCCGAGCCGCGCAAAACGCCAGACTCCCTGTTCAACCTGCCTCACCCCCAcgccagcccaccaccaccaccaccaccccccaaagtcaaacccaccccctcatGCCCCCGGGCTACATCGCCACAACtgccaccctccccaccttcaccatccccagcgtcatcctccccaccccatcccaccacctcctcgcaAAATCCATCATCTCGGCCTTCCGACGAGACGGCATAATTCAAATAGCCCAatcccctctccaacaacgcCTCTGCAAAGAAGCAATGGCAGCCTCAAAGAAGTTCTTTGCACTCCCGCCCGAGAAAAAGGCGGCTTGCGTGGATGAACGGTCGTATGGGGGTTACATCGCCTCCGGGGAAGAGGTCACCGACGGCATAGCCGACTACAGCGAGATattcaccatcacccgcGATTTCGCCAAGACTGACTCGAGGGTCAAGGCGGGGTGGCCTTGTCATGGACCTGTTCCCTGGCCTGAGAATGGGGGAATGAGggagacgatgatgaggtaTAAGACCGAGCtaggggaggaagggaagaggttggtgaggttggtggagatggggttggggcttgaggagggggagctggggcgctggattggtgatgatgggaaacagggggagggggggtggcaTCACGCACGGGTCTTGCGGTTTCCTCCCCGGAACAAGACTaatgggaaagggaaggaggggagggggattggCTCGCACACGGATTATGGGCTGCTGGTTATCTCGGCGcaggatgaggttggggggttgtttatTCGGCGGCCGAGtcgggaggagaggtttgcGAATTGGGAGGAGAGTGCTGCGGgcttgagggaggaggaggaggggtgggttttTGTCCCGCCTGTTGGGGGGACGCATACGGTTATTCttggtgagttttttttttttttgactCCTTCTACAACCTGGAGGATGATTGGACTAATGAGGGGAAAATAGGGGATATGATGCAGTACTTGACGAGAAACTACCTCACCGCAACGCCTCACAAGGTCGGCCTGAACACACGAGAGAGGTTCGCGTTTGCGTATTTTCACGAGCCGAGCTTTCAGGCTGTGTTGAAGCCCCTGAATGGTGGTGTCATCCCAACAGACCTAGACGAcagcagaaaaaaagacaagggGGTGCACTATGGGACGCATTTCACGAATATGTTTATCAGGAATTATCCCGAGAGGATCACGACGAAGAGGTTGCTGGCCGAGGGGCGGTatgggttgttggagaggcCTGAGTTGAGGACTATTGGGGCGGTTCCTACTACCACCACTGTCGAGAAGTCGGTATGACTCGGAGATGATGAGTTGTCAAAGAGGTGGTGGCGTTGGGGTGATGGTGCGTCATGCTTGTCTTGGATACAGCAGCAGGTGGGGTGATATCGGAgtctggggtggtggtcaggGGGTCAGGGGTGAGGGAGTAGTGCATGTACATCATATTGTTTTTTGGGAGTTTGGTGGGGAGTTGACGTGGTACGATAGCTTGATTTGGATATGTGGGTTTGGAGTCCTGGGTATCTGCTTTTGGTAGTATTTCTTTGGTTGGTAAAGGGGCGGGAGCAAAACCTGGAGtttattttgttttgtcTATTTTTCTTTAATGTAGTTTTCTTTTGCAGATATTTTACGATACCTAAGTAATCATCATCTTACCTAT from Podospora pseudopauciseta strain CBS 411.78 chromosome 6, whole genome shotgun sequence includes:
- a CDS encoding hypothetical protein (EggNog:ENOG503NWW8; COG:Q) — encoded protein: MKISVRTTGLPLCRAALPGRAVRTMATAAVAAATHVSSGSSSPMSMPPRLFNVRAAQNARLPVQPASPPRQPTTTTTTPQSQTHPLMPPGYIATTATLPTFTIPSVILPTPSHHLLAKSIISAFRRDGIIQIAQSPLQQRLCKEAMAASKKFFALPPEKKAACVDERSYGGYIASGEEVTDGIADYSEIFTITRDFAKTDSRVKAGWPCHGPVPWPENGGMRETMMRYKTELGEEGKRLVRLVEMGLGLEEGELGRWIGDDGKQGEGGWHHARVLRFPPRNKTNGKGKEGRGIGSHTDYGLLVISAQDEVGGLFIRRPSREERFANWEESAAGLREEEEGWVFVPPVGGTHTVILGDMMQYLTRNYLTATPHKVGLNTRERFAFAYFHEPSFQAVLKPLNGGVIPTDLDDSRKKDKGVHYGTHFTNMFIRNYPERITTKRLLAEGRYGLLERPELRTIGAVPTTTTVEKSV